One Glycine max cultivar Williams 82 chromosome 8, Glycine_max_v4.0, whole genome shotgun sequence genomic window, TGGTTTTGGTTTCTTGCTTAATGTTACTTACAGATTATGCCATAGCTTTGGATGCTATTGCAACTGGAAATACATACTATTGAACTCATTCCGGTAAAATAGCAGAAACACTGACCAAGCCGTTAAGTAAAACAATTGCATCATTGTCTGATGTGGGTGCTTCAGATTCCCCAATTTGTCAGACATGTTCCATCTCAAAGTCACCTCTGCTACACTTCCCATGTCTCCTCAAGAGTGCCGGTCTCTTTTGTTTCATTGAACCCTTCAGCCAATCTCATCAATGACAtaaacagcaacaacaaccagTTGATACAATCATTATGCAAAGGAGGGAACCTTAAGCAGGCTCTTCATCTCCTGTGTTGCGAGCCCAATCCAACTCAGCAGACTTTTGagcatttaatttattcttgtgcACAGAAGAACTCACTTTCCTATGGCCTTGACGTTCATCGCTGTCTTGTTGATAGTGGTTTTGACCAAGACCCTTTTTTAGCTACTAAACTAATCAATATGTACTATGAGCTTGGGTCTATTGACCGTGCTCTCAAGGTATTTGATGAAACTCGGGAAAGAACCATATATGTCTGGAATGCACTCTTCCGAGCACTGGCAATGGTGGGTCATGGTAAGGAGCTGCTAGATTTGTATATTCAGATGAATTGGATTGGGACCCCATCGGATAGGTTCACATATACATATGTGCTTAAGGCTTGTGTTGTTTCAGAGCTGTCAGTCTGCCCTCTCCGGAAGGGTAAGGAGATTCATGCCCATATTCTGCGACATGGCTATGAAGCAAATATTCATGTTATGACAACTTTGTTGGATGTATACGCTAAGTTTGGCAGTGTGTCGTATGCAAATTCCGTGTTTTGTGCAATGCCTACCAAGAACTTTGTCTCATGGAGTGCTATGATTGCATGCTTTGCAAAGAATGAAATGCCTATGAAAGCACTGGAACTGTTTCAGTTAATGATGTTTGAGGCATGCAATTCAGTTCCAAATTCAGTTACAATGGTTAACATGCTTCAAGCCTGTGCAGGTCTTGCTGCATTGGAGCAAGGGAAGTTGATTCATGGCTATATCCTTAGAAGGCAACTTGATTCTATACTGCCAGTTCTTAACGCCCTTATAACAATGTATGGAAGATGTGGCGAGGTTTTGATGGGACAAAGAGTCTTTGATAACATGAAGAAACGTGACGTTGTTTCATGGAATTCTTTGATTTCTATTTACGGTATGCATGGTTTTGGAAAGAAAGCAATCCAAATTTTCGAAAATATGATCCACCAAGGTGTTTCACCGAGTTATATATCGTTCATTACTGTTCTGGGTGCTTGCAGTCATGCAGGCCTTGTTGAGGAGGGAAAGATTTTGTTTGAATCCATGCTTAGTAAGTACAGGATCCATCCAGGTATGGAGCATTATGCTTGTATGGTGGATCTTCTTGGCCGAGCTAACAGGTTAGGTGAAGCAATCAAACTAATAGAAGATATGCATTTTGAACCTGGACCTACGGTTTGGGGTTCCCTTCTTGGATCTTGTAGGATTCACTGTAATGTTGAACTTGCAGAGAGAGCAAGCACTGTGCTTTTTGAGTTGGAGCCAAGGAATGCTGGTAATTATGTGCTTTTAGCAGATATTTATGCAGAAGCTAAGTTGTGGAGTGAAGCAAAGAGTGTGATGAAGCTATTGGAAGCTCGTGGCCTGCAAAAGCTTCCAGGTTGCAGCTGGATTGAAGTGAAAAGGAAGGTATACTCATTTGTCTCTGTTGATGAGCATAACCCACAAATTGAAGAAATTCATGCTTTGCTAGTTAAATTGTCAAATGAGATGAAGGCACAGGGTTATGTCCCACAGACAAACGTTGTTCTCTACGATCTTgacgaagaagagaaagaaagaattgtATTGGGACATAGCGAAAAGCTTGCAGTTGCTTTTGGACTCATTAATACTGCAAAAGGTGAAACCATAAGGATCAGAAAAAACTTGAGATTATGTGAAGACTGTCATGccgttacaaaatttatttctaaatttgcTAATAGAGAGATTCTTGTTAGAGATGTGAATCGCTTCCATCATTTTAGAGATGGAGTTTGTTCCTGTGGTGACTATTGGTAGTTTGTGGCAGAATACAATGCTGTTAAGATACTTGAGAAAGTAATTCTAATATAGTGGCCGAGATTGAATGATGCTACATTGCTATGGCTTCAAACACTTCTACTCCCCCATTCTTCGgtagatttttttgtcttttttacaCGCGCatgaatttaacttttatttaaaacattaagaACATTCAATTTCTAATCGCTTGGTGATAAAAGCTTTTATACCATgtcaaagaattattttttccaaaaagtTTATGCTATTGGGTTACGTAGACGAAGTTTTCTTTTAGATTCTACTATTTCATTAATCCatacttttttatgtttttgttaatcTTATGTGAGGCATTTAGCGAATTTTTGtgtcaaattttaatagttttgaagctttttagtattttttattattattttaacaatttaaaaagaaaattattaggcTCACAAACTTGtccatttaatatataaatgtgAGTCAACGTGATTTAGTCCACTTAAATGTGGAGCAAAATGGAcaatgtttgtgtgtgtgtgatgtaaAGAGGCAAGGAGCCAATAATTAGAATctatagagaattttaactcgtagaaaatttaaatttctgtaatctaaaattcattatttggattttttttataaagaatttaaatttttgaaattttaaaacaaaattttaaacaactaaaaatatgaaatttcaatttccttctaaaatgtgagaaattgaaattctctttttCATATAAGAATCTTCTAAAATGTTCGCGTATTTCCTTTATAACATTCATCCTCTCTTCCACCTGAAAATTCTGAAATCTTGTTCTCGAACTCGCGACTCTTCCCTCATGCTGATGAttctcttcttcaagaaacaccgtcTAAGCTCGTGAAGCATCGATCGCGACTGAGGTGCTGGCCGGTGTGGAGGGCCTAGGTCATGCTTTGCGTCGTTGACTTAATGCTGTGGTCGGGTGTAGTGGTGTACGCCGCCGTGTCCCGGTTCCCCTGTGACTTCTCATCCCACATCAGTATTTTTCTCTTTGGAAGCACACcaatcatatattttctttgtattcattttctttcaccctcacaatttcaatttttttgtccaaacacaaaattttgaaaattaaaaaatttcaattgaagtatttgaaattcttataattttaaatttctcagaattttaaattttctcatcCAAACATACTCTGAGGGAATACAACTGAATTGAAAACAACCCAAAAAGGCATGATTGCAGATTAGGAAGGGAAACTACATAAAAAATTCTGGTGTTATTGTTTAGAATTAGTTCCATGGAAAGTTTTGATAGGGTTTTAGAAGGTGATTCATGATAGAAATATGATCTCTTAAGCCAAAGTATGAAGAAAGTGAAAACAAGGTCCATAGATGGTACTTATACAACTAATACACAAAATCTTGGTAACACATTGAGAAAGATTTCCTGAGAATAAGTGGTATAAGAAGGACATGATATACATATTTCAAATCATGCCTTGTTGTCACGGTCTCGAACGAAGAATTTGATGAATGGTGTGCTTTGTGGCATGGGTCTTGTGTTCTTTGTCTTCTGGGCAATAAAGTCGGTTATAAGATATTGGCAAATAAAATACAAAGAGATTGGGTGAAAATAGATTCATAagatgttagaattaatgtctcatgtaaGATACATGTAACTTATGTaagaactaataaataaataattaataattaaagactAAATTGCAATTGGGTTAAACAAGAGAAGTTTCTAGAGGTAACTGCTACTCGAGAGGAGTAGTAGTTATAAAGGGGGGTTAATGCCCACTAATATAGGTTCCTTCcttatagaaaaatattctaTCTAATCTTTGGTCATCACAAAAAAatgtagagagagaaagaatagTCAAGGGagttgtttctctttttttttcaagaaatcaAAGTATACCGAAAAAAAGTCTCACTATGGAGAGAAATATatgcattgtttatttattatttgtgagaatcataagtTTCAAGATCCTATTAGTTTCTTATAATTGTTAATCTAGTAAACccttaaaattttacataagaTTGTAATAGTTTTTGGTGCATTTTGTTTGTAAATGAGGATTAGAagtatgcatttttttaaggGTTATAGATAATAGTAAATTATTTCATTGTTGttgaataataaatatctttttctttatttgtttaaaagtcatttactatcattttttatcaaataaaagctCATTAAAGTAACTGTAAGAGATTATGTATAAAATACGAGcttttatcttattaaaatagataattaatgatttaagaaaatgacaaaatttgagtgttaaattaaattaaagagttaCAAATGTAAATATATGAAATTACTCTTCCAGATCATAAGTCTCAAGAAATTTAATGgtcgaatttttttttcttgtgttggtTTCCTTGAGCATTGTGTGTGTTTGGTTCATTGACAtcacaatttttaatataatcgaATGAAAAACATTAGATTGATTTTAACATTAGCTTCAACTCTTTAAACAAACATGAAACACATTAaagatgaaatatttttttgttgcattggtttttgattttgaaacacCCAAACATTTTGTGTATATTGTAACTTCCTAGGTTGGTTACCTTGGATATTATGTGTGTTTGGTTTATAGACATTATACTTTTCGACTCACCATAAAATCTTAATATacattgaattgattttaacatcACTTTTAATTATCTTAACAAATATTGAAGTACACTAGAAATGATAtatcttaatgttttattacTTCTATTTTGAAACACCCAAATCTTTGTGTGTTGTATCGTCTTAACTTGGTTATCTTgaacattttatttgtttgatttaatgatattacactttttaaagtaattgaatgaaaactttgattacatattgaattaattttaaccttagttttaattttctaaacaaacaacaaaacacatTAGAGATGAGATATCCTAATATTGCattgacttttatttttgaaactcACAAGTAATAGCCGTTGGCtccataaaatgaaaaaaaatattagattgaactttaatatttattatctcATGCTAATTTTAgggtgtttttttaattaatgatctAAAAGTAGTAGATGaaatataatgaattaaaatataatatggtgaaataaattatagtgaaataaaatctatacTTTATGATTTGAATGCTtacgataaaataaaataaaatctcattcCATTTCACTATTCTTAAATTAAGAGAAGAGAAatcaaacaatgaaaaaaagtacactctaataattttcattatatatacacaaaaataaaaatactatgtTTTTCcgtataaaatttgaattaaaacctAGAATAAAATACACCACCAACAACTAGACATAATAAAATacgtgttaaataaaaaataaaaaatctaaaaaaataaaaataaaaaccctaGTCGTGTAAAAAGTCAAAACCCTTGTGTTTTTATGGTGTAGCCTCTTCCAAAACACAGAAGCACCATCTCCTAACATTGCTCAAAAGGTAGGTCTCGGTTTCGTTATTTCCACTGTGTAACGTTGAAGTCTCTTACGTTACCAACTGTGGTTCAGACGAAGGATGGAGGTTGTTTTGGCGTCGTCGTCCGTCGACGGCGGAATAGGGTGCTGGGACCTTCACACCGGCGCGGAGCAGCTCCGCTACAAATCTTGCACCTCCCCTTCTCACGGACTCATCTCCGTCGGTGCTCGCTTCATCGCTTCGTCGCAGCTTCGTGATGATCCCGCAGCCACTGGCTATGTTCTCTACTGGTCCTGGTCTAAGGTCTCTCTCCTTTTCCTTATATTTCatgatttattattagttatcaTTTTGTTAGATGATgaaatattaacaattaataatgaATGATGATGACATTGTCACTTGCATGACACATGTGCTGCAGCCTCAAGTTGAAGTGAAGAGTTTTCCTGCTGAACAAATCAAACCTATTGCTGCTAATCATCCGGGAACCTATATAGCCGGTGGAGCTCCATCTGGTGACATTTACTTGTGGgaggtaaatttttatttatttatagttattCGGTAATCATTATGCATCGAGAAGAGAGCGAGAGTGAGTTATTTTTCCAAAATAGGTTAATCTAGACGGATTAGTGAGCAATTCACTCTAGAGATTAAAGTAAGTAATCTCAGTCGTTAATCATTGATTGACTGAGATTACTTTCTCTATCCTTACTTTAGAGAAGCCAAATCTAATCTAAACATGTGTTGAAGATTTGTGGCATTAGGTTGTGGAGAATGAAAGTGGGGACGTAGTCATTGTTGTTAAATGGCAGTGCCATAGGCCGTACTGGTGAGTCTATATGGTGGAATTTTGACCTTTGGCCATCTGCCATTGATAACACTCACGTAGTTTATGTCTGTGACTGTTTTATGTTTATTGTACTGTGCTGTGTTGCTTGCATTGCTTGTAAGGTTTAAAGTTATGAACTGAAAGTAGGGACTTGGAATTAGTTTATGAATGTTTCTGTTTACTCTACTGTGCTGAGTTGCTTGCATTTCTTGTAAGGTTGAAACTGGTAGGCTGCTTAAGAAGTGGCGTGCTCATTTTAGGGCGGTTTCTTGCCTGGTGTTTTCCGAAGATGACTCGCTGCTGGTATCTGGTTCTGAAGATGGATCCGTAAGAGTTTGGTCTCTCTTCATGTACTAGTCTCtccctttttctatttttctttccttttaggATAGTGTACTGCTTGGGTGCTAGCAGTGCTAATTATGAtggcatatgctgctcttcaTTTTGTGGTTCAGGATATTTGATGATTTGCGATGTCAGCAAGCAAGTAATCTTTACGAGTATAGTTTTTCAGAGCACACCCTGACTGTGACTGATGTTGTTATTGGTAATGGAGGGTGCAATGCGATTATCGTGTCAGCTTCAAATGATCGGACTTGTAAGGTTTGTTTACTGTTTCTGTGTGTTGTAGTAGAAAAATAGATAATCAATGGAGTATGTTTACTCAAGAATTATGTTTACTATTGCTAGCATGAATTTTCTATCTCTACTATTTGTAAATTCTAATAACCTTGACATACCATAATGACATGTTTtccaaaatgggtggaagctggCTGTCCTTGTTTTTGGCTGATGAGGGTATTGTGGTCAAAATTGCAAATTTGATTGTGGGATCAGTATTACACAGTTCTGTGATTTTTCATGCTCCCTGCAATCTCAATCTACATGAAAAATGCAATTTGGTGTGATCAATAGGATTGCACGATGTTGGATGTAGAATCTAAGGAATTGGACGATCCCTCTGTGCATATGAAAAAACCCACCCCAATCCAATTGGAAAAACCCCTTGAGCGTTGTTTCCTTGTTCATTTCAACTTGTCTGCCTCTTATTCTCTTTTCTGCAGTCCAGATCTGCATTCATCTTATATGGCTCCTTGCTCCTGTTTGAGTGGTTCTGGTTTGACTGATTTGCATATATGCACAAGATCAACTGACCCTAAATGTGAAATTTTGTAAAACGCCTGCTATaactttttacaaaatattaattttatcaattcaacTGTTAGTTTTAAAGTTCTCATTGAGGTCTACAAAATTggatttaatttagaaattaattgaTACTTCAATGCACCACTTCATTTTAATGTACTTATGTACAGTatgctatttaaatttaaatttaaaatataaataaatcaataccTATTATTAATTAGATATGTGCGGATTACTAAATCATCTAAAATTTGTTCTATTGATCATGAGGATAACATCATATGATTTAACAAGTAGATTGATAATATTTACTTcatgaagaaaaattattaaatgtgtCATTTTATAGAGTTTGACACTTGGCGTCAATTgatcttattatatataatattataatattgtcGTTTGTATGCTTTGCAATTCACTGATTCGGATtgcaatttgttttcttttttaggtATGGAGCTTATCTAGGGGAATGCTACTAAGAAATATAGTATTCCCTTCAATAATTAATTGCATTGCATTGGATCCAGCCGAACATGTCTTTTATGCTGGCAGTGAAGATGGAAAGATATTTATCGCAGCAC contains:
- the LOC100790667 gene encoding pentatricopeptide repeat-containing protein At3g46790, chloroplastic, coding for MWVLQIPQFVRHVPSQSHLCYTSHVSSRVPVSFVSLNPSANLINDINSNNNQLIQSLCKGGNLKQALHLLCCEPNPTQQTFEHLIYSCAQKNSLSYGLDVHRCLVDSGFDQDPFLATKLINMYYELGSIDRALKVFDETRERTIYVWNALFRALAMVGHGKELLDLYIQMNWIGTPSDRFTYTYVLKACVVSELSVCPLRKGKEIHAHILRHGYEANIHVMTTLLDVYAKFGSVSYANSVFCAMPTKNFVSWSAMIACFAKNEMPMKALELFQLMMFEACNSVPNSVTMVNMLQACAGLAALEQGKLIHGYILRRQLDSILPVLNALITMYGRCGEVLMGQRVFDNMKKRDVVSWNSLISIYGMHGFGKKAIQIFENMIHQGVSPSYISFITVLGACSHAGLVEEGKILFESMLSKYRIHPGMEHYACMVDLLGRANRLGEAIKLIEDMHFEPGPTVWGSLLGSCRIHCNVELAERASTVLFELEPRNAGNYVLLADIYAEAKLWSEAKSVMKLLEARGLQKLPGCSWIEVKRKVYSFVSVDEHNPQIEEIHALLVKLSNEMKAQGYVPQTNVVLYDLDEEEKERIVLGHSEKLAVAFGLINTAKGETIRIRKNLRLCEDCHAVTKFISKFANREILVRDVNRFHHFRDGVCSCGDYW
- the LOC100791195 gene encoding protein ROOT INITIATION DEFECTIVE 3, which gives rise to MEVVLASSSVDGGIGCWDLHTGAEQLRYKSCTSPSHGLISVGARFIASSQLRDDPAATGYVLYWSWSKPQVEVKSFPAEQIKPIAANHPGTYIAGGAPSGDIYLWEVETGRLLKKWRAHFRAVSCLVFSEDDSLLVSGSEDGSVRVWSLFMIFDDLRCQQASNLYEYSFSEHTLTVTDVVIGNGGCNAIIVSASNDRTCKVWSLSRGMLLRNIVFPSIINCIALDPAEHVFYAGSEDGKIFIAALNTESITTNNYGMHIIGSFSNHSNQVTCLAYGTSENLLITGSEDGMVRVWNARTRNIVRMFKHAKGPVNNILVVRRENDSSNHISSNVQASSRKQGSNLPPPLEKYANSIDDDLDMKTMISLGGGRRSVDPSYLSSHVISNYIKELQHQGSAAASEMEMEKLKHDYQKSVQMANQLKKMNENLHQFCVKELLDGGQARTLDEDQN